From a single Aestuariibius sp. HNIBRBA575 genomic region:
- the fabD gene encoding ACP S-malonyltransferase, with product MRAFVFPGQGAQTIGMGKALADAYPEAQAVFDEVDEALGEKLSDLIWNGDIAELTLTANAQPALMATSLAAMKALEAEGVTIQAASFVAGHSLGEYSALAASGALSIADTARLLRIRGKAMQEAVPVGVGAMAALLGLDFETAKAVAEAAAGDEVCQAANDNDPSQVVVSGHKAAVERALVIAKEKGAKRAMLLPVSAPFHSTLMQPAAEAMAEALGEVELNRPSVPLVANVLAASVDNPATIRSLLVEQVTGSVRWRESVMWLGEHGVTEAWEIGAGKALSGMIKRIDRSITSRAVGTPDDVKAAAEALNG from the coding sequence CAGACAATTGGAATGGGCAAGGCTTTGGCCGACGCTTATCCAGAGGCGCAGGCTGTATTTGACGAAGTCGACGAAGCGTTGGGCGAAAAGCTGTCAGATCTGATCTGGAACGGGGACATTGCCGAGCTGACCCTGACGGCCAATGCGCAGCCAGCATTGATGGCCACATCACTGGCCGCGATGAAAGCATTGGAAGCAGAAGGCGTAACCATTCAGGCGGCGTCATTTGTTGCAGGGCATTCATTGGGTGAATATTCGGCATTGGCGGCGTCTGGCGCGTTGAGCATTGCAGATACGGCGCGTTTGTTGCGCATTCGCGGCAAAGCGATGCAAGAGGCTGTTCCGGTTGGTGTCGGTGCGATGGCGGCGTTGTTGGGGCTGGACTTTGAAACAGCCAAAGCCGTGGCCGAAGCGGCGGCCGGTGACGAGGTCTGTCAGGCGGCGAATGACAATGATCCAAGTCAGGTTGTTGTGTCCGGTCACAAAGCTGCTGTGGAGCGGGCATTGGTGATTGCCAAAGAAAAAGGGGCCAAACGCGCGATGTTGTTGCCCGTATCTGCGCCGTTTCATTCCACATTGATGCAGCCCGCTGCCGAAGCCATGGCCGAAGCCTTGGGCGAGGTAGAGCTGAACCGCCCGAGCGTGCCATTGGTGGCAAACGTTCTGGCCGCTTCCGTGGACAACCCGGCGACCATCCGATCGCTGTTGGTGGAACAAGTGACCGGGTCCGTGCGCTGGCGTGAAAGCGTGATGTGGCTGGGGGAACATGGCGTGACAGAAGCCTGGGAAATCGGCGCGGGCAAAGCCCTGTCTGGCATGATCAAACGCATTGACCGGTCGATCACATCGCGCGCCGTGGGCACGCCAGATGATGTGAAAGCCGCCGCCGAAGCGTTGAACGGCTAA
- the fabG gene encoding 3-oxoacyl-[acyl-carrier-protein] reductase, with translation MFDLTGKNALITGASGGIGGAIAKSLYEAGATVALSGTRVEPLEALAAELGERAHVLPCNLSDADAVTALPKEAAAAMGSVDILVNNAGITRDNLFMRMSDDEWASVLEVNLTSTMRLCKGVIRGMMKSRWGRIVNISSIVGATGNPGQANYAASKAGMVGMSKSIAYEVASRGITVNCVAPGFIATAMTDKLTDDQKEKINVQIPAARMGSPEEIAASVLFLSSAEAGYLTGTTLHVNGGMAMI, from the coding sequence ATGTTTGATTTGACTGGGAAAAATGCCCTGATCACCGGCGCATCTGGCGGTATTGGCGGGGCCATCGCAAAGTCGCTATATGAGGCGGGCGCCACTGTGGCCCTGTCTGGCACACGGGTAGAGCCGCTAGAAGCATTGGCCGCTGAATTAGGTGAGCGCGCCCATGTTTTGCCCTGCAACCTAAGTGACGCTGATGCCGTCACAGCCCTGCCCAAAGAGGCCGCTGCCGCCATGGGATCAGTTGATATTCTGGTGAACAATGCCGGGATCACGCGCGACAATCTGTTTATGCGCATGTCCGATGACGAATGGGCCAGCGTGCTGGAGGTCAATCTGACATCCACCATGCGTCTGTGCAAAGGTGTGATCCGTGGAATGATGAAATCCCGCTGGGGCCGGATTGTAAATATTTCGTCCATCGTTGGCGCAACGGGCAATCCCGGTCAGGCCAATTATGCCGCGTCCAAGGCGGGTATGGTCGGCATGTCCAAATCCATCGCATACGAAGTGGCCAGCCGCGGAATCACCGTGAATTGCGTCGCGCCCGGTTTCATTGCCACAGCGATGACTGACAAATTGACTGATGATCAAAAAGAAAAAATTAACGTTCAAATCCCGGCTGCGCGGATGGGGTCCCCAGAAGAGATTGCAGCCTCAGTTCTGTTCCTTTCCAGTGCAGAAGCTGGATATTTAACCGGCACAACTTTGCACGTTAACGGTGGAATGGCGATGATCTGA
- a CDS encoding acyl carrier protein — translation MSDVADRVRKIVVEHLGVEEDKVAENASFIDDLGADSLDTVELVMAFEEEFGIEIPDDAAETIQTFGDAVKFITEAQ, via the coding sequence ATGAGCGACGTCGCAGACCGCGTCCGCAAGATCGTTGTGGAACATTTGGGTGTTGAAGAAGACAAAGTTGCGGAAAACGCATCTTTCATCGACGACCTTGGCGCAGACAGCCTCGACACAGTCGAGCTGGTAATGGCCTTCGAAGAGGAATTCGGTATCGAAATCCCTGACGATGCAGCTGAGACCATCCAGACATTTGGCGATGCAGTGAAATTCATCACTGAAGCTCAATAA
- a CDS encoding PilZ domain-containing protein, with amino-acid sequence MAHSIVLLRAICFLGLLLTPLAVAAKGQQCEFENWLHQFVLQTDAIVQGLPAHPGSAAIDSLNNVIDSHSPVQLRLAIRRTPYTSHEPTIIAYYNMQRGFVASLKSHSLADAVSFIQSPTYRDISADMLRILGYLDCQQDERDIPSEERSPGSGTPTRSSQDRDETERATAPMPTNPVSIVLPWKPVSAATFGLFLIYVGVYRFKNRKRPRAQRFDCTTDCVLETGTDWLVASLIDISLTGAKVQISEPYDGPRDLKIIIKDISTEAQVIWRTQTKMGLHFETELDQEDIDKIIEAGQKQSTTPLEPVDINFGQADDLTIEPDKT; translated from the coding sequence ATGGCCCATAGCATTGTTTTATTAAGAGCAATTTGTTTTCTGGGACTATTGCTGACCCCTTTGGCTGTCGCGGCAAAAGGGCAGCAATGCGAATTTGAAAACTGGCTCCATCAATTTGTGCTTCAGACCGATGCAATTGTTCAGGGTTTGCCGGCGCATCCTGGGTCGGCCGCCATTGATAGCCTAAACAACGTTATCGACTCTCATTCGCCCGTTCAATTACGTCTGGCGATCCGCCGGACCCCCTATACCAGCCATGAACCCACAATCATTGCCTATTACAACATGCAACGCGGTTTTGTTGCTTCGCTAAAGTCCCATTCTTTGGCCGATGCGGTGTCGTTTATCCAATCCCCGACCTATCGCGACATTTCAGCGGATATGCTGCGCATCCTTGGCTATCTGGATTGCCAACAGGATGAACGCGACATTCCTTCTGAGGAACGCAGCCCCGGTTCCGGCACCCCGACCCGATCCTCGCAGGATCGCGATGAAACCGAACGCGCCACTGCCCCAATGCCAACCAATCCTGTTTCAATCGTTTTGCCATGGAAACCCGTCTCGGCGGCAACTTTTGGCCTGTTTCTGATCTATGTCGGAGTTTACAGATTCAAAAACCGAAAACGGCCGCGTGCACAGCGGTTCGATTGCACCACGGATTGTGTGTTGGAAACCGGCACTGATTGGCTTGTCGCCTCTTTGATTGATATCAGCCTGACCGGCGCAAAGGTGCAAATCTCCGAACCCTATGACGGGCCGCGCGATCTGAAAATAATCATCAAAGACATTTCAACCGAGGCACAGGTGATCTGGCGCACACAAACCAAGATGGGCCTGCATTTTGAAACAGAACTCGACCAGGAGGATATCGATAAAATCATCGAGGCAGGGCAAAAACAATCCACGACCCCATTGGAACCTGTGGATATCAACTTCGGTCAGGCTGACGACCTAACCATAGAGCCGGACAAAACGTAA
- the fabF gene encoding beta-ketoacyl-ACP synthase II codes for MRRVVVTGLGLVTPLADGVEESWKRILDGQSGAGMIKQFDTERVTTKYACEVPLGDGSDGTFNPDAYMPAKDRRKVDTFIVFGMAAADQAIADSGWAPEDTESLERTGVLAGSGIGGLNSIANTAIQMHEKGPRRVSPFFVPGALINLISGQIAIKHGFKGPNHAVVTACSTGAHAIGDAARLIKYGDADVMIAGGAEATICEIGMAGFNACKALSTKGEADPTKASRPYDADRDGFVMGEGAGMVVLEEYEHAKARGAKIYAEVKGYGLSGDAYHITAPSETGEGGERSMRMALKDAGLEPGQIDYINAHGTSTMADTIELGAVERLLGDAADGVTMSSTKSMTGHLLGAAGAIEAIFSILAIRDQVAPPTINLDNPAVETKIDLAPNAKVERKIDNALSNSFGFGGTNASVIFGKVD; via the coding sequence ATGCGTCGAGTGGTTGTGACAGGGCTGGGGTTGGTAACACCTTTGGCCGACGGAGTTGAAGAAAGCTGGAAGCGGATTCTGGATGGTCAATCTGGCGCCGGAATGATCAAGCAGTTCGATACCGAACGCGTAACAACAAAATATGCCTGCGAAGTGCCGCTGGGCGATGGCAGCGATGGGACATTTAACCCAGACGCCTATATGCCCGCCAAGGATCGTCGCAAGGTCGATACATTCATTGTGTTTGGCATGGCTGCCGCGGATCAGGCGATTGCCGATTCTGGTTGGGCGCCCGAAGATACAGAAAGTCTGGAACGGACCGGTGTTTTGGCCGGATCAGGGATCGGTGGTCTGAATTCCATCGCCAACACCGCCATTCAAATGCACGAAAAAGGTCCGCGTCGTGTGTCGCCTTTCTTTGTGCCGGGGGCGTTGATTAACCTGATTTCCGGTCAGATTGCGATCAAACACGGGTTCAAAGGCCCCAATCATGCGGTTGTGACGGCCTGTTCAACTGGGGCGCATGCCATTGGTGATGCCGCACGGTTGATCAAATACGGTGATGCGGATGTGATGATTGCCGGGGGCGCAGAAGCGACCATTTGTGAAATCGGCATGGCTGGGTTTAACGCGTGTAAGGCGCTGTCGACCAAAGGCGAAGCCGATCCAACCAAAGCCAGCCGCCCCTATGATGCGGATCGCGACGGGTTCGTGATGGGCGAAGGCGCGGGCATGGTTGTGTTGGAAGAATACGAACACGCCAAAGCGCGCGGTGCCAAGATTTACGCCGAAGTCAAAGGCTATGGCCTGTCGGGCGACGCCTACCACATCACGGCCCCCTCTGAGACAGGCGAGGGTGGTGAACGGTCGATGCGGATGGCCCTGAAGGATGCCGGGCTGGAACCGGGTCAGATCGATTACATCAACGCCCATGGCACATCGACCATGGCCGACACAATCGAGCTGGGCGCGGTGGAACGCCTGCTAGGGGATGCGGCGGATGGAGTGACCATGTCATCCACCAAATCCATGACCGGCCACCTGTTGGGGGCCGCGGGCGCGATTGAGGCGATTTTCAGCATTCTGGCAATCCGGGATCAGGTGGCTCCGCCCACGATCAATCTGGACAATCCAGCGGTTGAAACCAAAATCGATCTGGCACCCAATGCCAAGGTTGAGCGCAAAATTGACAATGCTTTGTCCAATAGCTTTGGATTTGGCGGCACCAATGCCAGCGTGATCTTTGGAAAGGTCGATTAA
- the mltG gene encoding endolytic transglycosylase MltG: MWRHIASNAMTLFIVVLFLAAGLVVWGTREYAAQGPLDTAICLRVESGSNMRRVSENLADEGAINSAAMFRIGADYSEKSSQLKAGAYLVPAGASMESIVDIVTRGGQSTCGTEIVHRIGVTRSEIQVRELDPASNRFVEVAAFNPAEEDAPEVYAELRASSDTRYRVAVAEGVTSWQIVQGLNGIDGLDDPVDMIPGEGTLAPDSYEFTPGTDVETILAAMTASQARRLADAWAARADGLPYANPEEALIMASIVEKETGLAEERRQVASVFVNRMNRGMRLQTDPTVIYGITNGEGILGRGLRQSELRRETPFNTYVIDGLPPTPIANPGFAAMEAALNPDTTEYIFFVADGTGGHAFATNLDDHNSNVAKWREIEAQRANQ; encoded by the coding sequence ATGTGGCGACACATTGCCAGCAACGCGATGACGTTGTTCATCGTGGTGCTGTTTCTGGCTGCCGGTTTGGTGGTCTGGGGCACGCGGGAATATGCGGCCCAAGGGCCGTTGGACACTGCGATCTGTTTGCGCGTTGAATCCGGCAGCAATATGCGCCGGGTCAGCGAAAACCTAGCGGATGAAGGTGCGATCAATTCTGCGGCGATGTTCCGGATCGGGGCAGATTATTCCGAAAAATCCAGCCAGTTGAAAGCGGGGGCCTATTTGGTGCCTGCAGGCGCGTCGATGGAATCCATCGTGGATATCGTCACACGCGGCGGTCAAAGCACCTGTGGCACAGAAATTGTGCATCGCATCGGGGTGACCCGCAGCGAAATCCAAGTGCGCGAATTGGACCCCGCCAGCAACCGGTTTGTCGAAGTGGCGGCGTTTAATCCAGCCGAAGAAGACGCACCCGAGGTGTACGCCGAATTGCGGGCTTCATCGGATACACGGTATCGTGTGGCCGTGGCCGAAGGCGTGACCAGCTGGCAAATCGTTCAGGGGCTGAACGGGATTGATGGGCTGGATGACCCGGTGGATATGATCCCCGGCGAAGGCACATTGGCGCCGGACAGCTATGAATTCACCCCCGGAACCGACGTGGAAACCATTCTGGCGGCGATGACGGCCTCTCAGGCGCGGCGTCTGGCCGATGCATGGGCCGCACGCGCCGATGGGTTGCCCTATGCCAACCCAGAAGAGGCGCTGATCATGGCCTCCATCGTGGAAAAAGAAACCGGTTTGGCCGAAGAGCGCCGCCAAGTGGCCAGCGTTTTTGTCAATCGGATGAACCGCGGAATGCGTCTGCAAACGGATCCCACGGTGATCTATGGCATCACAAATGGCGAAGGCATTCTGGGCCGTGGGTTGCGTCAAAGCGAGCTGCGCCGGGAAACGCCGTTTAACACTTATGTGATTGACGGATTGCCACCAACCCCGATTGCCAATCCCGGTTTTGCCGCGATGGAAGCTGCGTTAAACCCTGATACCACTGAATATATTTTCTTTGTGGCGGATGGGACAGGTGGCCATGCATTTGCGACTAATCTGGACGATCACAATTCAAATGTCGCCAAGTGGCGCGAAATCGAAGCACAGCGAGCGAACCAGTAA